The sequence below is a genomic window from Cicer arietinum cultivar CDC Frontier isolate Library 1 chromosome 6, Cicar.CDCFrontier_v2.0, whole genome shotgun sequence.
tcaaattttcgaaataatgATTACACttcgaaaatttggaaagtttcgaatATTTCGAAATAATgacttctaaatttttttgaaattttcctatttcgaaaatctgaaattttctctatttcagaagtttcgaaattttcaaattaatcaaaagtttcaaattttttgatcaattctgaaaaaatacatttcgaaagttttagatttatcaaaagtttcgaaaatatcaaaatattctgaaaaattacgtttcgaaactttcgtgtttatcaaaagtttcgaaaatgtcaaaaaaattcacttttttatatttcgaaagtttgaaaattttaaaagtttcaaaaaatagaGTGAATAATGaagtagttaatttttttaatggacaaaatgatattttcatttaaaatggaGGGTGGGAAGTTAAAGTGAGGAGGTGCATAAtacatttctaaaaaaatcGAAGGACAATTCTTTTTTGCGGTCATTGTAAAGACaattttttcacaaaattaCAAGGCcatttctaaaagaaaaaaatattatgcacaGGCATAATTAcgcaatttaaaaatattatgcactattagtaaattattttttaaaaaaagatattaatttatttagaagACAATAATACATAAGTTTCtaagatttttttcaattatatattttttaattttttccccAAAAACCTTActttaaagttatttattaattctttttcttttttgcctCTAATAGATCATTGGATGGGGTTTCGACCATTACTATGTTAGTAATTTTATTCCTTCAAGAGATTATATATGCAACTATCTattgctttatttatttattgtttaacaaattaaaaaataataaaatatcaaattaatatatatttatatctcAGAGATGCAACCTCTTGAAGAATGAAAATTTTCAACAATGTATATGACCGTATTTCTGCTCTGCGATCTcacaaaaatctataaaaaaaattacattttaatatattaatttcaaagtagaatattttagaaaaatttcttaaaaaaaaggatataattgaaaaaaaatataactttctattttcctttttgaaAGATTAGATTTTTAGTATTACTTTTGTTACTTGTAATTATTGGATTGGTTGGACTATACATTAATTGTTAAAAAGTGAGTGTTTACTCAATAATTTATATCCAGGTCAATTATTGATACAAAATAGGGAGAATTTTTTCCACCTCCAAACTcagtttgaaaataaaaattagaaagaaaaaaaattacgtgTAGTTTTTTAAAACATCGGATGAATAAAGTTGCTccatccaaaacattcacaGAAGCCATCAAAACAAGAGTCTTAgcccttaaaaatataaattatttaaataaaaaggtctcaaatatatgtttttatgtttgattttgattcttataaataatttttttgtttatttattatcattattttttgatAACATTGATCATGTTCAACGTTTGGAGAAATTAGCTGTGAATCGTCAATGCTTAGGTGCAGGGAGTAGAATCATTATAACTTCTTGAAAGAGTATGGAATAGATGCAAGAACTAGGAGAAGTTTTTGGAAATTGAAGATTAAACACAACCGCAACATTGTTAGATACTTAGTACTAATTCTGGAGAAGCTAGTTAGAATGAGGTGATCTTTTTTTAACGTTGCCACTGGATGCTTGTGTTGTTTGGAAGGAACATGACATTTTGTTATGTGTAAATGTATGCTATGCTTTCCTACGTTTTCCCTTTGTTAGGAATGATGAAACATTTATCCAAATGTCtgaaaaaatattctaaattcTTATAAACAAAAAGTACTATGCTAGATTCTGCACccttttaagaaataaatacattaacataGTTAAATAGAATAAagaattgtttaaaaaataattagaccCTACACAAAACTATCCCTCTAAATGTGACTGTCTCAAAACTATGAAATTAATCAATAATCATAATGTTTGTACAACAATGATGCTAGCAAGTAATTGCATTGCTTGATGACAGTTCCAACCTCCAGCCATGTCTGTACATATTTCATTTTAGTTTGAGGTGTTAATATCACAGCCACTTCCACCATTTATCAACAGACACGTGTAACCATCTCTCTGCAAATATAAGTTTAAAAATGAAAcatcaattcaaattcaaataacatattCCTCTTCAATATTAGGAAAGAAAAGCTAGTCATAAACTATGATCTAGGCTGTACAAGAACATGTTAGTAAAGTTACAATACCACTTCCAAGTTGAATCTATGAACTCTCATCATCTGAACTGATGTCATCTACCCTTCTTTCAGCTATAGCTGGAAAAAGCCGCTGACGAAAATCAGAAGGTGGAGGACGTGTATCAGATGAAGATGTTCCTCGTGAAGTTTCTTGTTTAAGAGGTTTCGCTGGCTTCTTCTGTGCATCTCTCACCTCCTTGCATACTTTATCAAGCATTATTAAGAAGTCTCTTACTACAATGAACAATCGCAAGCCATCGTCCTTCCCAGTGTTCCCATGAAAGTAATCGCCAGTGCTCTTCACCAGAGCCATGATTTTCTTCTCATCTTCTAGCAGTTTCTTAACATTAGCCTCGGCTTTCTGGACAAAATTTTCCACTGTCTCACGAAACCCTCTGTCTTCGTCCACGTTCTTCAGGTTTTTGTTCAGTAAGTCTTTGGCTTTCACAAGACCATGGCCAAGTTTGGTAGCAGTTGCCGATAAACTGTCAGCATCTAGAATAGATCCTTTTTTAACATTCTCGAGCTCACTGCTCAAGTGTGAAACCACCTCAAGACCAAGTTCCCGGTAGTGGTCTTCAGTTTCACGCGCGTTATCTTCAAGAAGCTCATCCGTTTTAATATTGGACAAACTCTGGCTCTCTTTTGCCGCTCGAGCAGCTTTAATGCCCTCAGAGCGAATAATCTCTTGAACAACGAAGTGTAAGAGTGTAGTCTTGCCATCTGTTCCTTTTACGTCAGATAATTTCAAAAGTGTATCAAGTTTAAAAGCTTGTGCACCACCACGGTATGTTCCGTCATTCATTCGGTTTCCGGTTTTGAGAACGGCTTCAAGAAGCTTCAGGAACAGCCGGCTGTTTCTTAATTCCTTACAAGCAACCTGACATATCAGATGAAAGTTGCCGGAAGGATCAGATTTTTTCCCCAGGTGATAAAATAAAGGAATTATAGTGAGAGGATGCACGTTAGAGTTACAAAAAATCATTGTGTTTGTGTATGTGATGGTACTCACCACTCACCgtaaaaattgatttacaaTGATCACCAGCATTTCAAATGGTGCACTTTTAAAACCAATGGATTACTAATTGAAATGAGTTGGTTTCATAAAGtttcatattaataaaaaaaaattgattagtaGTAGAGTCTGGACGTATATTTCTTACCGTGTAGGTCTAACCATCTAACATACATTCGAAATATATGAAACTATAAACTACTTAAAgcacaaaaattaataaatcctataaaattttggatgtaaaacaaaataataagtgtTGATTTAGTAGCTGGACTAACGAAAAATTAATTCTACAATAAGTTGTTAGACGGTGCACGCTATACTGTACAACCACACACTCAAGTTACTCTATGATCTGATTTACATTATAAACTCGACTACACATTTTTAATTTCACACCGAGCACATGATGGGAAGAGTATGAGCAACGCATCGCAAATGCAGGGGTGATGCAATCATGCAATTTAGATTCATACCTCTAAAACTGCAAAAGACTCCATAGTTGTAGTGAGTTCCTCTTTAAATGTACCCATAAAAAGCAGTGTTTCCATTCGCTTGAAGGCAAAGGGAATGTCAACCAGGGCTTTCAGGAAACGGTCCGCGGGCCCAAGTTGAGACAGATCACCACTATAAAGTTTAAGTTTACGTTCTTCGTCTGATGTCGGCGCCATCTTCAGCAAGGTTTGAAGGAATTCTGACGGTAGCTCATTTCCTGATCAACCAAGAACTCGTTAGAAAGATTTCATACAAGTGGAACAAGAGATGCCTAATAATTTTGCTTTTAAATTTCTGTGTATATTTTCATCATGTTTTATCAGTAAACCAAGCAAGGAATAGAATATCACAATTATAGTTATCAGCAATCTCTTATGAAAATCAAAGGAACAATAAATCACCTTCATAGAGTGCATCACAAACTTCTTCCATTGTCACATTCAATGCTCGCAAcagaattaataaattttgtgatttcTTTTTGTCAATGATCTGGATATATTGGGGTGAAGGGTCTAGGGAGGAAGACTCCTTCTGTTGTTGACCATTGTTTTTGTTTACAGCATTATAACCAAAAAGTGTCTCTATCATCTCTTCATTAAACCTGTCAAATTTTGTAATTAAGGAAAATTAGCAGCGATTGATATATTACTATCCATAGTCAAACAAATTAACTTTGGGATTTATTCCTTACTGGAATGATCCTGATTTGATCTGATTCCAAACCATCGATTGATCTGAATTAGCTTGAACCTTATCCCAGAAAAATGGCTTTAGTTTGGCTTTAGGAGCATCAGCTCCACCTTCTGCACCTGCTTCAGCATCCATTGTAGCTTTTGGTCCACTAGCTGAAGGTCGATCCACCTTTGATCCTGTTGATGGTCGAGGAGGAGCTACCCCACTCTTAGGAGGAGGTGGAGGTGGACGAGGACCGGGTTTAGCCCCATGTTGTGCTGGGGGTGGTGGAGGAGGAGGACCGGGTTTAGCCCCATGTGGTGCTGGGGGTGGTGGAGGAGGAGGACCACTGGGTTTAGCCCCATGTGGTGCTGGGGGCGGTGGAGGAGGAGGACCAGGTTTGGCACCAGCTAGCGTCGAGTGTGGTAGTGAAGGAGCAGCAGGAGGTGGAGCACTACCAACATCGGACTGTCGAGGTCCTAGAGGAGGAAGAGGTGCAGCAGCAGTGAGGACAGCAGTATTACCGAAAGGCCTAAATGTAGGCGGCTCAGGGGGAAAAGGATTCATCCTTCCTGGAGGAGGTTTTAAAGGTGGCATTCCAGAATTGTTAGTCCCAACTCTCCCAGGAGGAGGTTTCAATTCGAATGGTGATCCGGTAGAAGTAAGAGATCCTATCGATTGATTTTCGTGCATTGACGATGTCTTCTTGTTGTCTcctaaattattattacttgatgACTGAAACCCGATTTTCTCCCCTTTTGGTGAATTTCCAAAAGTGTGATTGGAAGGACCTGTATGATAAGTCAATTTTGTCACAATTAGTACAACACATTAACAAAGTATGAATGAACACTGTAACATGATATTTACCATAAGAATAGTCATTCATGCTCAAGCTGAGAAGGGGCCTGTCATCATTTTGTCTAAGCCGTCCAGTCTTACGAAATCGACTACAGCATAAAAAGAACACTGCTGCAGCTAAAAATATCAACGATGTAGTTAAAACTACAGCAACAACAACTGTTGTTTTATTACTATGCTCGTCTTCCTCCCTGTTAGTGTAAGGAGATGGAGGAGCAGAAATCTCTGCAGCTGCTGGTGGTGTCAGTTTTGGGAAAAACGGGACTGGTGACGAAGGAGGAGACAGAAGGCTAGGAAGAAGAGGCACTGGAGCAGGCGATGGGGATAGACTGGGTTCAGGTGATGGAGCGAGACTCGGTGTAGGTGATCCAACTGCAGGGCCTGAACTAGGCGGTTCTGATATATGCTGGAGCAAAACACGGCCCGGAATTCTTCTGGGAATACGAGATGTGGAAAAAAGATATCTTGTACCAGTGACACGCAATGTCTTGGAATCATCCTCAAGAATATTTTTTCTCAAACATTGAAGAAAGCTTTCCTTGATTTGTGGATCACAAGCATTAAGCAATTTTCGGATGTCTGCTTGTGCAAATGGTCGAACGGTGGAACTGACTTTATTGTTGCTAGTAAACAATTCCAGTGGGAAACATAAATCATGATATTCATTCTTTTTCttgaaatgaataaaatattcaCAGCAAGGGGTCCTTAATACCTTTGCCTGCAGACATGAAACTTGCAACTTTTAGAGTTTATGAATCCATTAATTGAAACAATGGAGCACATGATGCAAAACTTTATGTTCATTCAAGTACAACAAATAATCATAGAACAATCAAGACCATGTAATTTAGTGTCAAGTGAAGTGAACTTAGcaataattacatatgaaaAGTTATACATTTATCTTTCTAAATAAAAGTGATTGTTCATGCTAATCGTGTGAAAGGTAAAGGAATTTTGGAGTGCAATCTGGTTTAAGTAGAGAAGCATACGATGAATTCATAGATTATATTATCATATTTCTTCATCGTGTTCATGAGTTTCCTTTCCCATGGAATGTATATATACTCAAGCAAtttaatatcataataaaactaaaactttGTAAATATAAGGTCTCTGGTGATCCTTAGATACTTGGAAAATTAGGTTCTGCAACTAATAGCTAGGAACATAGGACCACAGAAAGAAAAGAATGCCAAAAAGAGGATGGCACAGATAAGTATCTGAACCCAATGCCATGATGGAAAATAGTGGAAAAACAACAAAGTACTCTCTCCCTTCTTAACCACTTTTCCACATGAAAATAGTTATGCAGAAGATAAACATATAAGTAAGAGTGTAAGACTATCCTCGTCTATCATGCTGCCTAAATTCTGATTGAAAGTGCAAACTATTATAACTCAATAGATGATTAGGAAAAATGggaaataattatatttaatgtaaaCAGCATGGCCTCTATTTGATCAATGTCACTGACTGACAGTACTGATACTCATAGTTGGACCGTACAGAATGTAGGCCGAGTATGTAATAGAACACCTTCAACGGAGGCTCGACCATGTAGCAAGATGAGGATACACTGTCAGGCTCTTCGTCCTGATGATTACTGGTCCACTCTGATATAATCACCCTCCTCCAATTTATTCATCTATCTCGGTCCGAATATGAAGCTCACTACCAATCCCAATTAATGATTATATAAGCACAACCACTCATAAAGATAAGGTAACTTTTCAAACCCTAATTAGATTACACTATAGATGCTGACTTTAGCATTGGAGTGTCTTGTAGGTACCCCCACCAGCAGAGCCACCATCGTCAACCTTCTTCCAAGATACTCCTTATGTTCCACTCGCAGTAGTCAACAGAAAAAGTTTGCAGATATTGCAACAATATCTTATAGTTCTGGGTATCATCATTCAAATAAAaagttcatattttaattttgcacTTCACAAGAGAACATGGATTTGGGCAACCATGTTAGCTGCCTCTACCTAAGGCTGAAACCACTGTCAGATTAACCAGAGACAACCACCGGTCATTTGCGGAGGATGAAGCAACGGAGCCACAAGGGCACCCCTAACAAGGGATATTTGGGTCTAGGATTGTAAAATGAGGAATTTGACAGGCAAAGACAATCAAGGTAAGAATCGCAGGCTCGCACCATTCACACCAACCTTTGGAGATAATGTAAGAAGTCCAATGAAAGCAAGAAATACCAAACAATTATTTTCATTGAGAAGTCATTTAAAACCTCAAACTTTCTTAGTTCCAATTTCATGTACACTTATGGTTTTTCGCCATTTTAACttacaaaacaacaaaaaattatatgtataaaaaaCTACCTAAATCCAAGTAACTAGTGAAAGGAACCTTACCGTGTGCTCATCTAACAATCCAGATGCTGAATCAAGTACTTCTCTAACAAAACCATCCTGTGTTTCCTTTTCTATAAAGCTATCTGCTGCTACAACAAGAACTAAAAGAACACAAAAACTAAACCTTATGTCAACCATATATCTCTGAATTCCCATTCCAAGTGCTTGATATTTTTCTCATTTCATCAAAGGACTACACCCCCAACAAGAACAAACCTACAACCCCTTAATCAATTTTCAATATCCAACGTCAACCCACTTCAATTCCTTTCCAGAAGACTTGAATTACGCAAGACCCACAAAAGATTTCCGATGAAAGATCAGATTTTTAGGATGAAACACAATCAACAAACCAAATCCCAGAAATATTTTCCTCtccaaaatttcaaactttcacTAAATCAGGTACAGCCAAAAACCCACCAgaaatatcaacaaaaaaacCAGCAACGAACTAAAGAACAGAAAGTAAAGGTAGTATGttgacccatcaaaataaaaaagtaccCCAAGAAAACAAACAACCCTACAAATGCAAAATACAAAGTTGGGGTCCAAAGAAAGATTCAAAAAAAGGGTATTTGCGTTTAAGAGGATCCGAGCTAAGCAGCCTTTGGTTTGGTGTTGTTGACCGCGAAACGTTGAACGCAACAATGTTAAGTTATTAGTAAATTTGTAAGAAAGGAACCAAAAGGAAAGACTTTTTGGTGAATGAGAGTAAAGGGTGTTAAGAAAACAAAGGAAGTTTCTTGGGGGtagatagaaaagaaagaataGTACGCGTTTAAAGAACCGTCTTAGGAACAATGATTCTAGATTCGGAGTACACTGTCTGTTGTTACACTCAGTCTTCGTTTTCGTTATAACCTTGATTAATTAATGATTAAGTAAAAATTCGAAAAAActctatataataataaataaataaattggattttttttcttctttttgacggtaaaaaaaagaaattggcTTACATACATGGAAATGATCTGCTGTGAATATCAAGAAATTAAGTCCTTGTGGTCAACTTCTCACAAATggaaaagttattattatcaataactaattacaattccaaatcagTACTTCTTAAGTTTTAATTCCTAATGATGTTTTTATTAATCTCTAATTTCTCGACTTAGTATTGCTCCCAAATTTTCCCAaaattgtatttgatttatagtttttacaaaattaaacttCAAACTTTATAGTTTTAGAGGAGGATAAGAAGACAATGATGCACTTTGTTGAAGAGCAAATAGTGCATTTTGATTATGACTTGATTAAGGATATAAATGGAAGAAAGAAAAGCATGGAGTTGCAAAACCAAAATTTGGGACGAGATATATgtatattcaaatatttatttttgtgtgtggGGGGATTAACAATTGTTGGCATGTCTCATGTGGATACTATTGACAAGAATGAATTATGAGTTTAACGATTGTTTCACACTATAAATGTCTCATTTATATGTTTTGAATTTCCATGCATATTTTCAAGTGAATGTTAATCAAGGATGTTACAAACGTTATGATTAAGGGGAGCAAGTCAATAAGTTGAGGTAATTAAGAATGTTGAATGTGGTGAAGATAATGATGAAGAGGAAATTGATAGTAATTATGACAATGATTACATTGAGGATGAATCACAAGTTTGATGGTTATGATATTCTTCAAGAGGAATCAACACAATTTAATAGAAGAGTAAATAACCTTTCAGTTAATGAAGAACTAATAGATGATGATGGTGGCGATAAAGAAGTGAATTATGATTATGCCTTTGATGAATTAAATAGAGGTGATCTTGAAGTGAGGGTAAGAGTGGAATGTAAGGGCAAATGTGATTTTTCGTCTGTTGAAGTAAAATTAGTGAtatacaaacacacatatagaATGTAGACTTGACAAAGAAGTCACGTGtgttctaaaattttaataatagatCTTCCAAATCGAAGTGTGTGGCTAAGCCAATGGCTAATAAGTTGAGCACTCATGATAATAACAAGGTTTATGAGATTGTGAATGATATAAATATGTCATACTCGATTGGTATTATACTTTGATGTAGATTTAAGTGATTCCAACGGATATTGAAGAGTTAATCAAGTGGTTTATTCACATTAAGTAACAAATGAAAGGGgaaaatgaataaaagatgaattaggttgagaagatgaagaagacgCTACAACCAACGATGATTGATAAGTCAATTAGAAATTGCCACAATGGTAAGGAAACCATTGATAAGATTCAAAAAAGTTCTAATCCAAAAACTCAAGAAGGAGACTTAACTCACTCATCATTCCATAGAGaaattctaattcatttcaaaCTTGTCCACAATGAGACTCTTACAATGTATTTAAAGAATGATTCACCCTATTCTTAAATGGGTCAAAAAACCAATTCTCTACATTCATTTTGGTCTTACACcacttaactaaaataaaactaaaactattacaattcaaattaaaaacaaataaaactaaaaactattataaagtattgactttttcatttaattatctCATTTTAGGTCCTTATCATTTCCTCCTTATTGGAAGAAATTCGACCTCAAATTTAGCTATATCATAATCTACAAGAAGAAAACACACAAGTCAAAAACATGATGAACAATGTTAACGTCAGCACCAGAATCAAATGGAAATCGGGAAAAACCACCAAATGTGCCAAGTAGGTGAAACACAACTCCACTTTTTGAATTTAGCAatccaacatattcattttcaataTTGGGAGTTTGAATGATATAGAGAAAATTATACCTCTTGAAATTGATAAAAGTACCAATGCTATCCTCCTTGGATTAGAAAGGTGACAAACaagaatttattttgtattttcaaaGGCTTCATAGCAAGTTGAACTTCATGGACATTTCTTTCATCATAaacaaatgaatattattttttaaatcagacAAGTACCAATGTcaaatctttttaaattttcaaatgaacCAATATATGTTTCTATCGGTTGAAAATTAGAGTGAATTGCAAAGTTTACTTGTAGCAAATACATCACATACGCAACTCAAAATAGATTACAATCAAGACATAATAAACAATGACAAAAATTACATCAAAATTTCCCTCAACTAACTTCTCCTTCATCTTTTTAATCTTCTCAGGATCCAACTCTCTCATTGTTTCAAGATAGTTACGAATAGAAAATTGTCACATAACCGCTAGTTCTTGACATCACTGTGAATCACACATTGTCGACATATTTACTGCTATTCACAATAAATTTATTCGTTATCTTACTTGATATCAACTCTTTTATAAATAGAACGCCTCTATAAAAGCTTCTTCTGATCAATTTACCATATCATAtggaaataaatatttgtttgatacaCTATTGTCAGAACAAAATGCTCTTAGAAACTTAAGCTAATTGGTGAATGTTCatatataa
It includes:
- the LOC101501716 gene encoding formin-like protein 5 isoform X2 yields the protein MVEPPLKAKVLRTPCCEYFIHFKKKNEYHDLCFPLELFTSNNKVSSTVRPFAQADIRKLLNACDPQIKESFLQCLRKNILEDDSKTLRVTGTRYLFSTSRIPRRIPGRVLLQHISEPPSSGPAVGSPTPSLAPSPEPSLSPSPAPVPLLPSLLSPPSSPVPFFPKLTPPAAAEISAPPSPYTNREEDEHSNKTTVVVAVVLTTSLIFLAAAVFFLCCSRFRKTGRLRQNDDRPLLSLSMNDYSYGPSNHTFGNSPKGEKIGFQSSSNNNLGDNKKTSSMHENQSIGSLTSTGSPFELKPPPGRVGTNNSGMPPLKPPPGRMNPFPPEPPTFRPFGNTAVLTAAAPLPPLGPRQSDVGSAPPPAAPSLPHSTLAGAKPGPPPPPPPAPHGAKPSGPPPPPPPAPHGAKPGPPPPPPPAQHGAKPGPRPPPPPPKSGVAPPRPSTGSKVDRPSASGPKATMDAEAGAEGGADAPKAKLKPFFWDKVQANSDQSMVWNQIKSGSFQFNEEMIETLFGYNAVNKNNGQQQKESSSLDPSPQYIQIIDKKKSQNLLILLRALNVTMEEVCDALYEGNELPSEFLQTLLKMAPTSDEERKLKLYSGDLSQLGPADRFLKALVDIPFAFKRMETLLFMGTFKEELTTTMESFAVLEVACKELRNSRLFLKLLEAVLKTGNRMNDGTYRGGAQAFKLDTLLKLSDVKGTDGKTTLLHFVVQEIIRSEGIKAARAAKESQSLSNIKTDELLEDNARETEDHYRELGLEVVSHLSSELENVKKGSILDADSLSATATKLGHGLVKAKDLLNKNLKNVDEDRGFRETVENFVQKAEANVKKLLEDEKKIMALVKSTGDYFHGNTGKDDGLRLFIVVRDFLIMLDKVCKEVRDAQKKPAKPLKQETSRGTSSSDTRPPPSDFRQRLFPAIAERRVDDISSDDESS
- the LOC101501716 gene encoding formin-like protein 5 isoform X1: MGIQRYMVDIRFSFCVLLVLVVAADSFIEKETQDGFVREVLDSASGLLDEHTAKVLRTPCCEYFIHFKKKNEYHDLCFPLELFTSNNKVSSTVRPFAQADIRKLLNACDPQIKESFLQCLRKNILEDDSKTLRVTGTRYLFSTSRIPRRIPGRVLLQHISEPPSSGPAVGSPTPSLAPSPEPSLSPSPAPVPLLPSLLSPPSSPVPFFPKLTPPAAAEISAPPSPYTNREEDEHSNKTTVVVAVVLTTSLIFLAAAVFFLCCSRFRKTGRLRQNDDRPLLSLSMNDYSYGPSNHTFGNSPKGEKIGFQSSSNNNLGDNKKTSSMHENQSIGSLTSTGSPFELKPPPGRVGTNNSGMPPLKPPPGRMNPFPPEPPTFRPFGNTAVLTAAAPLPPLGPRQSDVGSAPPPAAPSLPHSTLAGAKPGPPPPPPPAPHGAKPSGPPPPPPPAPHGAKPGPPPPPPPAQHGAKPGPRPPPPPPKSGVAPPRPSTGSKVDRPSASGPKATMDAEAGAEGGADAPKAKLKPFFWDKVQANSDQSMVWNQIKSGSFQFNEEMIETLFGYNAVNKNNGQQQKESSSLDPSPQYIQIIDKKKSQNLLILLRALNVTMEEVCDALYEGNELPSEFLQTLLKMAPTSDEERKLKLYSGDLSQLGPADRFLKALVDIPFAFKRMETLLFMGTFKEELTTTMESFAVLEVACKELRNSRLFLKLLEAVLKTGNRMNDGTYRGGAQAFKLDTLLKLSDVKGTDGKTTLLHFVVQEIIRSEGIKAARAAKESQSLSNIKTDELLEDNARETEDHYRELGLEVVSHLSSELENVKKGSILDADSLSATATKLGHGLVKAKDLLNKNLKNVDEDRGFRETVENFVQKAEANVKKLLEDEKKIMALVKSTGDYFHGNTGKDDGLRLFIVVRDFLIMLDKVCKEVRDAQKKPAKPLKQETSRGTSSSDTRPPPSDFRQRLFPAIAERRVDDISSDDESS